The proteins below come from a single Perca flavescens isolate YP-PL-M2 chromosome 8, PFLA_1.0, whole genome shotgun sequence genomic window:
- the LOC114559927 gene encoding WD repeat-containing protein 78 isoform X1, producing the protein MKKSSKVFNSSSRAMNTSVAGVHQVSQSSRHKWSFAGSQTRRSSILVGGSNRKRNILDRNASQAPRRPVRVLDNDGNDVTPLPLYHAEPGDMPSKPGRFLDEIFSNSESDHLKSTSSFNMRSFSSFMGSSLPSSLSTTASMTKGTEDSVPKLDIPIIPPPPCGQRKRDNVKQHVTEEMLDDVVDVYLAQTDTFSLFDMPPLVFMSEDAEDTKAIKERNLQYAELCKNRMGNDKYVERSMQTFNGALKEKQIQTDKIVMVDEGTFATIWDIYDSFCDQNKNPKSGKANNPETTVNTSKGQEKRGEKSSSSVSIGSTIGSEMETCRSSLNAESNLELIMLTESFQHSLLVMERSIVANLFQPKLAAYRQLPIIKDPDSTVKPGTEEKGEEGEESSSSPTLERLWAFSCELTRGLNITCMVWNKENPDLLAVAYGDCDSTNQKPSLICCWSLKNPMWPERVFHCPSCVTSLDFSANNPNQLAVGMYDGTIAIYSVRSRNNIHCIANSSECSKRHLKPVWQVNWSKQEITLSGEDRVEALIAVSADGRITKWLLCSNGLECIDLMKLKKTQTSKKKAVESKKKTEHMGSALTPGLCIDFHPTDSSMYLVGTWEGLIQKCSVSNSHNVLETYQNHFCPVNSIEWSPFSPDVFLSCSSDWTIQLWKQEHLTPVLSFTSPQRAVNAVRWSPNWSTIFAAINGLQVEIWDLNLSVLHPTIVHQAAPDVTVTSVLFARGTDCVLVGDSEGQVTVYQLKNLSVGQGKQVDSLEDIIGSAVSNF; encoded by the exons GTGTTGGACAATGATGGCAATGACGTCACTCCTCTGCCCCTGTATCATGCAGAGCCAGGAGACATGCCTTCCAAACCAGGCAGATTCTTGGATGAAATCTTTTCCAACTCAGAATCAGACCACTTGAAATCAACTTCAAGCTTCAATATGCGCTCTTTTAG CTCATTTATGGGTAGCAGCCTACCATCCAGCCTTTCTACCACAGCGTCAATGACTAAGGGGACTGAGGATAGTGTTCCTAAACTGGACATACCAataatccctccacctccaTGCG GACAGAGGAAAAGAGACAATGTGAAACAACATGTAACAGAAGAGATGTTGGATGATGTAGTAGACGTCTACCTCGCTCAGACAGATACCTTTTCACTGTTTGACATGCCACCCCTCGTCTTTATGTCAGAGGATGCTGAGGATACAAAAGCCATTAA AGAGAGAAACCTTCAATATGCCGAACTCTGCAAGAACAGAATGGGCAACGATAAGTATGTGGAACGATCAATGCAGACATTCAATGGAGCACTTAAAGAAAAACAGATCCAGACCGACAAGATTGTCATGGTGGATGAAG GCACATTCGCTACTATCTGGGATATCTATGACTCTTTCTGTGACCAAAACAAAAACCCTAAAAGTGGGAAGGCTAACAATCCAGAGACTACCGTGAACACCAGCAAAGGtcaggagaagagaggagagaagagcagCAGCTCAGTCAGCATAG GCAGCACCATTGGCTCAGAAATGGAAACGTGTCGGAGCAGTTTAAATGCTGAGTCCAACCTAGAGCTGATCATGTTGACAGAGTCATTCCAACACAGCTTATTAGTGATGGAGAGGAGCATCGTGGCAAACCTCTTTCAACCCAAGCTGGCTGCTTATAGGCAGCTTCCCATAATAAAAG ACCCTGACAGCACGGTGAAGCCTGGGACCGAGGAAAAGGGCGAGGAGGGTGAGGAGAGCTCTTCATCTCCAACTCTGGAACGTCTCTGGGCTTTCAGCTGCGAGCTCACTAGAGGATTGAACATTACCTGTATGGTCTGGAACAAGGAGAACCCG GATCTCCTGGCAGTGGCATACGGTGACTGTGACTCCACCAACCAGAAACCAAGTTTGATCTGCTGCTGGTCCCTCAAAAACCCTATG TGGCCAGAGCGAGTATTCCACTGTCCTAGTTGTGTGACATCCCTGGATTTCTCAGCCAACAACCCCAACCAGCTGGCTGTGGGGATGTACGATGGCACTATAGCCATTTACAGTGTCCGGAGTCGGAACAACATTCATTGCATTGCCAACAGCAG cGAGTGTTCCAAAAGGCACCTGAAACCAGTGTGGCAAGTCAACTGGAGCAAACAAGAGATTACATTGTCAGGGGAGGACAGGGTAGAAGCGCTCATCGCTGTGTCGGCAGATGGCAGGATTACCAAGTGGCTCCTCTGCAGCAATGGCCTTGAGTGTATAG ACTTGATGAAGCTAAAGAAGACTCAAACTTCTAAGAAGAAAGCTGTAGAAAGCAAGAAGAAGACAGAACATATGGGTTCAGCACTGACTCCTGGTCTTTGTATTGACTTCCATCCAACA GATTCCAGTATGTATCTGGTTGGCACATGGGAGGGCCTCATCCAAAAGTGCTCCGTCTCCAACAGTCACAATGTTCTGGAGACTTACCAAAATCACTTC TGCCCTGTAAACAGCATTGAATGGTCTCCATTTAGCCCTGATGTGTTCCTGAGCTGCTCCTCTGACTGGACCATCCAGCTGTGGAAGCAGGAACACCTTACCCCTGTGTTGAGCTTTACATCCCCCCAGAGGGCCGTGAATGCCGTCAGGTGGTCCCCAAACTGGTCCACAATATTTGCGGCCATTAATGGACTGCAGGTGGAGATCTGGGACCTGAATTTAAGCGT CCTGCACCCAACCATTGTGCACCAGGCTGCACCTGATGTGACTGTTACGTCCGTGCTGTTTGCCAGAGGGACAGACTGTGTCTTGGTAGGGGACAGTGAAGGCCAAGTGACTGTCTACCAGCTCAAAAACCTCAGTGTCGGACAAGGCAAGCAG GTGGACAGCTTGGAAGACATCATTGGCTCTGCAGTTTCCAACTTTTAA
- the LOC114559927 gene encoding WD repeat-containing protein 78 isoform X3 produces the protein MKKSSKVFNSSSRAMNTSVAGVHQVSQSSRHKWSFAGSQTRRSSILVGGSNRKRNILDRNASQAPRRPVRVLDNDGNDVTPLPLYHAEPGDMPSKPGRFLDEIFSNSESDHLKSTSSFNMRSFSSFMGSSLPSSLSTTASMTKGTEDSVPKLDIPIIPPPPCGQRKRDNVKQHVTEEMLDDVVDVYLAQTDTFSLFDMPPLVFMSEDAEDTKAIKERNLQYAELCKNRMGNDKYVERSMQTFNGALKEKQIQTDKIVMVDEGSTIGSEMETCRSSLNAESNLELIMLTESFQHSLLVMERSIVANLFQPKLAAYRQLPIIKDPDSTVKPGTEEKGEEGEESSSSPTLERLWAFSCELTRGLNITCMVWNKENPDLLAVAYGDCDSTNQKPSLICCWSLKNPMWPERVFHCPSCVTSLDFSANNPNQLAVGMYDGTIAIYSVRSRNNIHCIANSSECSKRHLKPVWQVNWSKQEITLSGEDRVEALIAVSADGRITKWLLCSNGLECIDLMKLKKTQTSKKKAVESKKKTEHMGSALTPGLCIDFHPTDSSMYLVGTWEGLIQKCSVSNSHNVLETYQNHFCPVNSIEWSPFSPDVFLSCSSDWTIQLWKQEHLTPVLSFTSPQRAVNAVRWSPNWSTIFAAINGLQVEIWDLNLSVLHPTIVHQAAPDVTVTSVLFARGTDCVLVGDSEGQVTVYQLKNLSVGQGKQVDSLEDIIGSAVSNF, from the exons GTGTTGGACAATGATGGCAATGACGTCACTCCTCTGCCCCTGTATCATGCAGAGCCAGGAGACATGCCTTCCAAACCAGGCAGATTCTTGGATGAAATCTTTTCCAACTCAGAATCAGACCACTTGAAATCAACTTCAAGCTTCAATATGCGCTCTTTTAG CTCATTTATGGGTAGCAGCCTACCATCCAGCCTTTCTACCACAGCGTCAATGACTAAGGGGACTGAGGATAGTGTTCCTAAACTGGACATACCAataatccctccacctccaTGCG GACAGAGGAAAAGAGACAATGTGAAACAACATGTAACAGAAGAGATGTTGGATGATGTAGTAGACGTCTACCTCGCTCAGACAGATACCTTTTCACTGTTTGACATGCCACCCCTCGTCTTTATGTCAGAGGATGCTGAGGATACAAAAGCCATTAA AGAGAGAAACCTTCAATATGCCGAACTCTGCAAGAACAGAATGGGCAACGATAAGTATGTGGAACGATCAATGCAGACATTCAATGGAGCACTTAAAGAAAAACAGATCCAGACCGACAAGATTGTCATGGTGGATGAAG GCAGCACCATTGGCTCAGAAATGGAAACGTGTCGGAGCAGTTTAAATGCTGAGTCCAACCTAGAGCTGATCATGTTGACAGAGTCATTCCAACACAGCTTATTAGTGATGGAGAGGAGCATCGTGGCAAACCTCTTTCAACCCAAGCTGGCTGCTTATAGGCAGCTTCCCATAATAAAAG ACCCTGACAGCACGGTGAAGCCTGGGACCGAGGAAAAGGGCGAGGAGGGTGAGGAGAGCTCTTCATCTCCAACTCTGGAACGTCTCTGGGCTTTCAGCTGCGAGCTCACTAGAGGATTGAACATTACCTGTATGGTCTGGAACAAGGAGAACCCG GATCTCCTGGCAGTGGCATACGGTGACTGTGACTCCACCAACCAGAAACCAAGTTTGATCTGCTGCTGGTCCCTCAAAAACCCTATG TGGCCAGAGCGAGTATTCCACTGTCCTAGTTGTGTGACATCCCTGGATTTCTCAGCCAACAACCCCAACCAGCTGGCTGTGGGGATGTACGATGGCACTATAGCCATTTACAGTGTCCGGAGTCGGAACAACATTCATTGCATTGCCAACAGCAG cGAGTGTTCCAAAAGGCACCTGAAACCAGTGTGGCAAGTCAACTGGAGCAAACAAGAGATTACATTGTCAGGGGAGGACAGGGTAGAAGCGCTCATCGCTGTGTCGGCAGATGGCAGGATTACCAAGTGGCTCCTCTGCAGCAATGGCCTTGAGTGTATAG ACTTGATGAAGCTAAAGAAGACTCAAACTTCTAAGAAGAAAGCTGTAGAAAGCAAGAAGAAGACAGAACATATGGGTTCAGCACTGACTCCTGGTCTTTGTATTGACTTCCATCCAACA GATTCCAGTATGTATCTGGTTGGCACATGGGAGGGCCTCATCCAAAAGTGCTCCGTCTCCAACAGTCACAATGTTCTGGAGACTTACCAAAATCACTTC TGCCCTGTAAACAGCATTGAATGGTCTCCATTTAGCCCTGATGTGTTCCTGAGCTGCTCCTCTGACTGGACCATCCAGCTGTGGAAGCAGGAACACCTTACCCCTGTGTTGAGCTTTACATCCCCCCAGAGGGCCGTGAATGCCGTCAGGTGGTCCCCAAACTGGTCCACAATATTTGCGGCCATTAATGGACTGCAGGTGGAGATCTGGGACCTGAATTTAAGCGT CCTGCACCCAACCATTGTGCACCAGGCTGCACCTGATGTGACTGTTACGTCCGTGCTGTTTGCCAGAGGGACAGACTGTGTCTTGGTAGGGGACAGTGAAGGCCAAGTGACTGTCTACCAGCTCAAAAACCTCAGTGTCGGACAAGGCAAGCAG GTGGACAGCTTGGAAGACATCATTGGCTCTGCAGTTTCCAACTTTTAA
- the LOC114559927 gene encoding WD repeat-containing protein 78 isoform X4: MKKSSKVFNSSSRAMNTSVAGVHQVSQSSRHKWSFAGSQTRRSSILVGGSNRKRNILDRNASQAPRRPVRVLDNDGNDVTPLPLYHAEPGDMPSKPGRFLDEIFSNSESDHLKSTSSFNMRSFSSFMGSSLPSSLSTTASMTKGTEDSVPKLDIPIIPPPPCGQRKRDNVKQHVTEEMLDDVVDVYLAQTDTFSLFDMPPLVFMSEDAEDTKAIKERNLQYAELCKNRMGNDKYVERSMQTFNGALKEKQIQTDKIVMVDEGTFATIWDIYDSFCDQNKNPKSGKANNPETTVNTSKGQEKRGEKSSSSVSIGSTIGSEMETCRSSLNAESNLELIMLTESFQHSLLVMERSIVANLFQPKLAAYRQLPIIKDPDSTVKPGTEEKGEEGEESSSSPTLERLWAFSCELTRGLNITCMVWNKENPDLLAVAYGDCDSTNQKPSLICCWSLKNPMWPERVFHCPSCVTSLDFSANNPNQLAVGMYDGTIAIYSVRSRNNIHCIANSSECSKRHLKPVWQVNWSKQEITLSGEDRVEALIAVSADGRITKWLLCSNGLECIDLMKLKKTQTSKKKAVESKKKTEHMGSALTPGLCIDFHPTDSSMYLVGTWEGLIQKCSVSNSHNVLETYQNHFCPVNSIEWSPFSPDVFLSCSSDWTIQLWKQEHLTPVLSFTSPQRAVNAVRWSPNWSTIFAAINGLQVEIWDLNLSPAPNHCAPGCT, translated from the exons GTGTTGGACAATGATGGCAATGACGTCACTCCTCTGCCCCTGTATCATGCAGAGCCAGGAGACATGCCTTCCAAACCAGGCAGATTCTTGGATGAAATCTTTTCCAACTCAGAATCAGACCACTTGAAATCAACTTCAAGCTTCAATATGCGCTCTTTTAG CTCATTTATGGGTAGCAGCCTACCATCCAGCCTTTCTACCACAGCGTCAATGACTAAGGGGACTGAGGATAGTGTTCCTAAACTGGACATACCAataatccctccacctccaTGCG GACAGAGGAAAAGAGACAATGTGAAACAACATGTAACAGAAGAGATGTTGGATGATGTAGTAGACGTCTACCTCGCTCAGACAGATACCTTTTCACTGTTTGACATGCCACCCCTCGTCTTTATGTCAGAGGATGCTGAGGATACAAAAGCCATTAA AGAGAGAAACCTTCAATATGCCGAACTCTGCAAGAACAGAATGGGCAACGATAAGTATGTGGAACGATCAATGCAGACATTCAATGGAGCACTTAAAGAAAAACAGATCCAGACCGACAAGATTGTCATGGTGGATGAAG GCACATTCGCTACTATCTGGGATATCTATGACTCTTTCTGTGACCAAAACAAAAACCCTAAAAGTGGGAAGGCTAACAATCCAGAGACTACCGTGAACACCAGCAAAGGtcaggagaagagaggagagaagagcagCAGCTCAGTCAGCATAG GCAGCACCATTGGCTCAGAAATGGAAACGTGTCGGAGCAGTTTAAATGCTGAGTCCAACCTAGAGCTGATCATGTTGACAGAGTCATTCCAACACAGCTTATTAGTGATGGAGAGGAGCATCGTGGCAAACCTCTTTCAACCCAAGCTGGCTGCTTATAGGCAGCTTCCCATAATAAAAG ACCCTGACAGCACGGTGAAGCCTGGGACCGAGGAAAAGGGCGAGGAGGGTGAGGAGAGCTCTTCATCTCCAACTCTGGAACGTCTCTGGGCTTTCAGCTGCGAGCTCACTAGAGGATTGAACATTACCTGTATGGTCTGGAACAAGGAGAACCCG GATCTCCTGGCAGTGGCATACGGTGACTGTGACTCCACCAACCAGAAACCAAGTTTGATCTGCTGCTGGTCCCTCAAAAACCCTATG TGGCCAGAGCGAGTATTCCACTGTCCTAGTTGTGTGACATCCCTGGATTTCTCAGCCAACAACCCCAACCAGCTGGCTGTGGGGATGTACGATGGCACTATAGCCATTTACAGTGTCCGGAGTCGGAACAACATTCATTGCATTGCCAACAGCAG cGAGTGTTCCAAAAGGCACCTGAAACCAGTGTGGCAAGTCAACTGGAGCAAACAAGAGATTACATTGTCAGGGGAGGACAGGGTAGAAGCGCTCATCGCTGTGTCGGCAGATGGCAGGATTACCAAGTGGCTCCTCTGCAGCAATGGCCTTGAGTGTATAG ACTTGATGAAGCTAAAGAAGACTCAAACTTCTAAGAAGAAAGCTGTAGAAAGCAAGAAGAAGACAGAACATATGGGTTCAGCACTGACTCCTGGTCTTTGTATTGACTTCCATCCAACA GATTCCAGTATGTATCTGGTTGGCACATGGGAGGGCCTCATCCAAAAGTGCTCCGTCTCCAACAGTCACAATGTTCTGGAGACTTACCAAAATCACTTC TGCCCTGTAAACAGCATTGAATGGTCTCCATTTAGCCCTGATGTGTTCCTGAGCTGCTCCTCTGACTGGACCATCCAGCTGTGGAAGCAGGAACACCTTACCCCTGTGTTGAGCTTTACATCCCCCCAGAGGGCCGTGAATGCCGTCAGGTGGTCCCCAAACTGGTCCACAATATTTGCGGCCATTAATGGACTGCAGGTGGAGATCTGGGACCTGAATTTAAGC CCTGCACCCAACCATTGTGCACCAGGCTGCACCTGA
- the LOC114559927 gene encoding WD repeat-containing protein 78 isoform X2 — translation MNTSVAGVHQVSQSSRHKWSFAGSQTRRSSILVGGSNRKRNILDRNASQAPRRPVRVLDNDGNDVTPLPLYHAEPGDMPSKPGRFLDEIFSNSESDHLKSTSSFNMRSFSSFMGSSLPSSLSTTASMTKGTEDSVPKLDIPIIPPPPCGQRKRDNVKQHVTEEMLDDVVDVYLAQTDTFSLFDMPPLVFMSEDAEDTKAIKERNLQYAELCKNRMGNDKYVERSMQTFNGALKEKQIQTDKIVMVDEGTFATIWDIYDSFCDQNKNPKSGKANNPETTVNTSKGQEKRGEKSSSSVSIGSTIGSEMETCRSSLNAESNLELIMLTESFQHSLLVMERSIVANLFQPKLAAYRQLPIIKDPDSTVKPGTEEKGEEGEESSSSPTLERLWAFSCELTRGLNITCMVWNKENPDLLAVAYGDCDSTNQKPSLICCWSLKNPMWPERVFHCPSCVTSLDFSANNPNQLAVGMYDGTIAIYSVRSRNNIHCIANSSECSKRHLKPVWQVNWSKQEITLSGEDRVEALIAVSADGRITKWLLCSNGLECIDLMKLKKTQTSKKKAVESKKKTEHMGSALTPGLCIDFHPTDSSMYLVGTWEGLIQKCSVSNSHNVLETYQNHFCPVNSIEWSPFSPDVFLSCSSDWTIQLWKQEHLTPVLSFTSPQRAVNAVRWSPNWSTIFAAINGLQVEIWDLNLSVLHPTIVHQAAPDVTVTSVLFARGTDCVLVGDSEGQVTVYQLKNLSVGQGKQVDSLEDIIGSAVSNF, via the exons GTGTTGGACAATGATGGCAATGACGTCACTCCTCTGCCCCTGTATCATGCAGAGCCAGGAGACATGCCTTCCAAACCAGGCAGATTCTTGGATGAAATCTTTTCCAACTCAGAATCAGACCACTTGAAATCAACTTCAAGCTTCAATATGCGCTCTTTTAG CTCATTTATGGGTAGCAGCCTACCATCCAGCCTTTCTACCACAGCGTCAATGACTAAGGGGACTGAGGATAGTGTTCCTAAACTGGACATACCAataatccctccacctccaTGCG GACAGAGGAAAAGAGACAATGTGAAACAACATGTAACAGAAGAGATGTTGGATGATGTAGTAGACGTCTACCTCGCTCAGACAGATACCTTTTCACTGTTTGACATGCCACCCCTCGTCTTTATGTCAGAGGATGCTGAGGATACAAAAGCCATTAA AGAGAGAAACCTTCAATATGCCGAACTCTGCAAGAACAGAATGGGCAACGATAAGTATGTGGAACGATCAATGCAGACATTCAATGGAGCACTTAAAGAAAAACAGATCCAGACCGACAAGATTGTCATGGTGGATGAAG GCACATTCGCTACTATCTGGGATATCTATGACTCTTTCTGTGACCAAAACAAAAACCCTAAAAGTGGGAAGGCTAACAATCCAGAGACTACCGTGAACACCAGCAAAGGtcaggagaagagaggagagaagagcagCAGCTCAGTCAGCATAG GCAGCACCATTGGCTCAGAAATGGAAACGTGTCGGAGCAGTTTAAATGCTGAGTCCAACCTAGAGCTGATCATGTTGACAGAGTCATTCCAACACAGCTTATTAGTGATGGAGAGGAGCATCGTGGCAAACCTCTTTCAACCCAAGCTGGCTGCTTATAGGCAGCTTCCCATAATAAAAG ACCCTGACAGCACGGTGAAGCCTGGGACCGAGGAAAAGGGCGAGGAGGGTGAGGAGAGCTCTTCATCTCCAACTCTGGAACGTCTCTGGGCTTTCAGCTGCGAGCTCACTAGAGGATTGAACATTACCTGTATGGTCTGGAACAAGGAGAACCCG GATCTCCTGGCAGTGGCATACGGTGACTGTGACTCCACCAACCAGAAACCAAGTTTGATCTGCTGCTGGTCCCTCAAAAACCCTATG TGGCCAGAGCGAGTATTCCACTGTCCTAGTTGTGTGACATCCCTGGATTTCTCAGCCAACAACCCCAACCAGCTGGCTGTGGGGATGTACGATGGCACTATAGCCATTTACAGTGTCCGGAGTCGGAACAACATTCATTGCATTGCCAACAGCAG cGAGTGTTCCAAAAGGCACCTGAAACCAGTGTGGCAAGTCAACTGGAGCAAACAAGAGATTACATTGTCAGGGGAGGACAGGGTAGAAGCGCTCATCGCTGTGTCGGCAGATGGCAGGATTACCAAGTGGCTCCTCTGCAGCAATGGCCTTGAGTGTATAG ACTTGATGAAGCTAAAGAAGACTCAAACTTCTAAGAAGAAAGCTGTAGAAAGCAAGAAGAAGACAGAACATATGGGTTCAGCACTGACTCCTGGTCTTTGTATTGACTTCCATCCAACA GATTCCAGTATGTATCTGGTTGGCACATGGGAGGGCCTCATCCAAAAGTGCTCCGTCTCCAACAGTCACAATGTTCTGGAGACTTACCAAAATCACTTC TGCCCTGTAAACAGCATTGAATGGTCTCCATTTAGCCCTGATGTGTTCCTGAGCTGCTCCTCTGACTGGACCATCCAGCTGTGGAAGCAGGAACACCTTACCCCTGTGTTGAGCTTTACATCCCCCCAGAGGGCCGTGAATGCCGTCAGGTGGTCCCCAAACTGGTCCACAATATTTGCGGCCATTAATGGACTGCAGGTGGAGATCTGGGACCTGAATTTAAGCGT CCTGCACCCAACCATTGTGCACCAGGCTGCACCTGATGTGACTGTTACGTCCGTGCTGTTTGCCAGAGGGACAGACTGTGTCTTGGTAGGGGACAGTGAAGGCCAAGTGACTGTCTACCAGCTCAAAAACCTCAGTGTCGGACAAGGCAAGCAG GTGGACAGCTTGGAAGACATCATTGGCTCTGCAGTTTCCAACTTTTAA